One window of Pelmatolapia mariae isolate MD_Pm_ZW linkage group LG18, Pm_UMD_F_2, whole genome shotgun sequence genomic DNA carries:
- the LOC134616684 gene encoding WD repeat-containing protein 37 isoform X6 yields MPVESGSSAAARQAKQKRKSHSLSIRRTNSTEQDRSGLQRDMLEGQDSKLPLSLRSNLLDLFSQIEREFENLYIENLELRREIETLNDRLAAEGQTFEGADLAKGALKTKASHSTSQLSQKLKTTYKASTSKIVSSFKATTSRAVCQLVKEYVGHRDGIWDLSVTRTQPVVLGTASADHSAMLWSIETGKCLLKYMGHQGSVNSIKFHPTEQMALTASGDQTAHIWRYMVQLPTPQPVADISQQTPCEDDVDFSDKDEADGEAEGPNDCPSIRVATTTLRSHQGVVIAADWLVGGKQVVTASWDRAANLYDVETSELVHSLTGHDQELTHCCTHPTQRLVVTSSRDTTFRLWDFRDPSIHSVNVFQGHTDTVTSAVFTVGDNVVSGSDDRTVKVWDLKNMRSPIATIRTDSAVNRISVSVNQKIIALPHDNRQVRLFDMSGVRLARLPRSNRQGHRRMVCCSAWCEDNTTCNLFTCGFDRQAIGWNINIPALLQEK; encoded by the exons GACTCCAAGCTGCCTCTGTCTCTGAGGAGCAATCTGCTGGACCTGTTCAGTCAGATCGAGAGGGAGTTTGAAAACCTCTACATAGAAAACCTCGAAT TACGCAGAGAGattgaaacactgaatgatcgCTTGGCTGCAGAGGGACAAACATTTGAAGGGGCGGATTTAGCAAAAGGAGCACTTAAAACAAAAG CGAGCCACAGCACCAGCCAGCTCTCTCAAAAGCTGAAGACGACCTACAAGGCCTCAACGAGCAAG ATTGTGTCCAGTTTCAAAGCGACCACGTCCAGAGCGGTGTGCCAGCTGGTCAAAGAGTATGTGGGTCACAGGGACGGCATCTGGGACCTCAGCGTCACCAGGACCCAACCTGTGGTGCTCGGGACAGCGTCTGCAG ACCACTCTGCTATGCTGTGGAGCATTGAGACGGGAAAGTGCCTCCTCAAATATATGGGTCATCAAGGATCAG TGAACTCCATCAAGTTTCACCCCACTGAACAGATGGCTCTAACAG CATCTGGAGATCAGACAGCTCACATCTGGAGATACATGGTGCAGCTGCCGACTCCACAGCCTGTTGCTGATATCAGC CAGCAGACACCCTGTGAAGACGACGTGGACTTCTCAGACAAAGATGAGGCCGACGGCGAGGCGGAGGGGCCGAACGACTGCCCTTCCATCCGTGTGGCGACTACGACTCTCCGCAGCCATCAGGGTGTGGTGATCGCTGCTGATTGGCTGGTCGGGGGCAAACAGGTTGTGACGGCTTCCTGGGACCGAGCCGCCAATCTGTACGATGTGGAGACGTCAGAGCTGGTCCACTCACTCACTG GGCACGACCAGGAGctgacccactgctgcacacacCCCACCCAGCGTCTGGTAGTCACCTCGTCCAGGGACACCACCTTCAGGCTGTGGGACTTCAGAGACCCGTCCATCCACTCTGTCAATGTGTTCCAGGGGCACACTGA CACGGTGACGTCAGCAGTGTTCACAGTGGGAGATAACGTGGTGTCTGGGAGCGACGATCGAACCGTCAAAGTGTGGGACCTGAAGAACATGAGGTCGCCCATAGCAACCATCCGCACAGACTCTGCAGTCAACAG GATCAGCGTGTCGGTGAACCAGAAAATCATCGCTCTTCCTCATGACAATCGGCAGGTCCGGCTGTTTGACATGTCCGGGGTGCGACTGGCTCGACTCCCACGAAGcaacagacag GGTCACCGGCGCATGGTGTGCTGCTCCGCCTGGTGTGAAGACAACACCACCTGCAACCTGTTCACCTGTGGCTTTGATCGGCAAGCCATCGGCTGGAACATAAACATCCCCGCTCTGCTGCAGGAGAAATGA